One window of Quercus robur chromosome 12, dhQueRobu3.1, whole genome shotgun sequence genomic DNA carries:
- the LOC126708984 gene encoding ribosome-recycling factor, chloroplastic isoform X1: MATSFCPTTPVRSILQPQQNPPKSLLFLRGSCNGGPDFVKCRLSAYSWSSAVSCSKIANGAAGFCGKPIVLRKLLQRRRGVVRAATIEEIEAQKSLIEKDSKGRMEKTIDTVRSNFNSIRTGRSNPAMLDKIEVEYYGSPVSLKSIAQISTPDASSLLVQPYDKSSLKAIEKAIVGSDLGMTPNNDGEVIRLTLPQLTSERRKEFLKIVAKLAEEGKVALRNIRRDALKACEKLEKEKKLSEDIAKDLSSDLQKLTDEYMKKIDAIYKQKEKVLPISTKLMA; this comes from the exons ATGGCGACATCGTTTTGTCCAACGACCCCTGTACGGTCCATCCTTCAACCCCAGCAAAACCCTCCCAAAAGCCTCCTCTTTCTTCGTG GTTCGTGTAATGGAGGACCTGATTTTGTGAAATGCCGGTTAAGCGCATATTCGTGGAGCTCCGCTGTGAGCTGTAGTAAGATTGCCAATGGTGCTGCAGGGTTTTGTGGGAAGCCCATTGTTTTGAGGAAGTTGTTGCAAAGGAG AAGAGGAGTTGTGAGGGCTGCAACTATTGAAGAAATTGAAGCACAAAAATCATTGATTGAGAAAGATTCT AAAGGAAGGATGGAAAAAACTATTGATACAGTTCGatcaaatttcaattcaataagGACAGGGAGATCAAACCCAGCCATGCTAGATAAAATTGAG GTGGAATATTATGGAAGTCCAGTTAGCTTGAAGAGCATAGCTCAAATCAGTACTCCCGATGCAAGTTCTCTCTTGGTTCAGCCATATGACAAATCCAG CTTAAAGGCTATAGAGAAGGCCATAGTGGGCTCTGATCTTGGTATGACTCCAAACAACGATGGAGAAGTGATAAGATTGACTCTCCCTCAACTTACATCAGAAAGGAGGAAG GAATTCTTAAAAATAGTAGCTAAACTGGCTGAAGAAGGGAAG GTGGCATTGAGGAACATAAGAAGAGATGCTTTAAAAGCCTGCGAAAAACTTGAGAAG GAGAAAAAGCTCTCTGAAGACATTGCAAAGGACTTGTCAAGTGATTTGCAG AAGCTGACGGATGAGTATATGAAGAAGATCGATGCCATCTACAAACAGAAAGAGAAGGTACTGCCTATTTCAACCAAACTGATGGCATAG
- the LOC126708984 gene encoding ribosome-recycling factor, chloroplastic isoform X2 has protein sequence MATSFCPTTPVRSILQPQQNPPKSLLFLRGSCNGGPDFVKCRLSAYSWSSAVSCSKIANGAAGFCGKPIVLRKLLQRRRGVVRAATIEEIEAQKSLIEKDSKGRMEKTIDTVRSNFNSIRTGRSNPAMLDKIEVEYYGSPVSLKSIAQISTPDASSLLVQPYDKSSLKAIEKAIVGSDLGMTPNNDGEVIRLTLPQLTSERRKEFLKIVAKLAEEGKVALRNIRRDALKACEKLEKEKKLSEDIAKDLSSDLQKLTDEYMKKIDAIYKQKEKELLKV, from the exons ATGGCGACATCGTTTTGTCCAACGACCCCTGTACGGTCCATCCTTCAACCCCAGCAAAACCCTCCCAAAAGCCTCCTCTTTCTTCGTG GTTCGTGTAATGGAGGACCTGATTTTGTGAAATGCCGGTTAAGCGCATATTCGTGGAGCTCCGCTGTGAGCTGTAGTAAGATTGCCAATGGTGCTGCAGGGTTTTGTGGGAAGCCCATTGTTTTGAGGAAGTTGTTGCAAAGGAG AAGAGGAGTTGTGAGGGCTGCAACTATTGAAGAAATTGAAGCACAAAAATCATTGATTGAGAAAGATTCT AAAGGAAGGATGGAAAAAACTATTGATACAGTTCGatcaaatttcaattcaataagGACAGGGAGATCAAACCCAGCCATGCTAGATAAAATTGAG GTGGAATATTATGGAAGTCCAGTTAGCTTGAAGAGCATAGCTCAAATCAGTACTCCCGATGCAAGTTCTCTCTTGGTTCAGCCATATGACAAATCCAG CTTAAAGGCTATAGAGAAGGCCATAGTGGGCTCTGATCTTGGTATGACTCCAAACAACGATGGAGAAGTGATAAGATTGACTCTCCCTCAACTTACATCAGAAAGGAGGAAG GAATTCTTAAAAATAGTAGCTAAACTGGCTGAAGAAGGGAAG GTGGCATTGAGGAACATAAGAAGAGATGCTTTAAAAGCCTGCGAAAAACTTGAGAAG GAGAAAAAGCTCTCTGAAGACATTGCAAAGGACTTGTCAAGTGATTTGCAG AAGCTGACGGATGAGTATATGAAGAAGATCGATGCCATCTACAAACAGAAAGAGAAG GAGTTGCTGAAGGTTTAA